The following coding sequences lie in one Arachis hypogaea cultivar Tifrunner chromosome 4, arahy.Tifrunner.gnm2.J5K5, whole genome shotgun sequence genomic window:
- the LOC140184131 gene encoding uncharacterized protein, whose amino-acid sequence MVPNERNELIPTRTVIGWCMCIDYRRLNKAIRKDHFPLPFMDQILERLTGHGYYCFLDGYLAYNQIVGDPKDQEKTSFTCPYGVFAYRHMPFSLCNAPATFQRECMQALEELKSKLSSAPIIGPPSWELPFELMCDKSDFSISAVLPYSSKVVVFIDHAALKYLLTKQEPKPRLIRWIILLQQFNIEIKDRSGVENKVADHLSRIPHMNNEAHSPGVKESFPNEQLMIIQEAPWCADIANFKAIGELPSNINNHLRRKLINDIKHFIWDEPYLFKTCVDRI is encoded by the exons ATGGTACCAAATGAAAGGAATGAACTAataccaacaagaacagtgaTTGGATGGTgcatgtgtatagactacagaagactcaataaaGCCataaggaaggatcatttccctctacCCTTCATGGATCAAATATTGGAGAGGCTTACTGGGCATGGGTACTAttgtttcttggatggatatttAGCCTACAACCAGATTGTAGGGGATCCtaaggaccaagagaagacatcTTTCACTTGCCCTTATGGTGTTTTTGCATATAGACATATGCCATTTagtttgtgcaatgcacctgccacattCCAAAG AGAATGTATGCAAGCTTTGGAGGAGCTCAAGAGtaaactctcctctgcacctattataggaCCACCAAGctgggaattaccttttgaattgatgtgtgataaATCAGATTTTTCCATTAGTGCT GTCTTACCTTATAGTTCTAAAGTAGTTGTGTTTattgatcatgcagcactcaaatacttgctaaCCAAACAAGAGCCTAAGCCTAGATTGATCAGATGGATCATATTACTCCAGCAGTTCAATATTGAAATCAAGGACAGAAGTGGAGTAGAAAATAAGGtggctgaccacctctcaaggatcccacatATGAACAATGAAGCTCATAGCCCTGGTGTAAAAGAAAGCTTTCCAAATGAGCAATTGATGATTATTCAAGAGGCTCCATGGTGTGCAGACATAGCAAATTTCAAGGCCATTGGAGAGCTACCATCCAACATCAACAACCACTTAAGAAGGAAGCTCATCAATGATATCAAGCATTtcatttgggatgaaccatacctcTTCAAGACGTGTGTTGATAGaatttga